The Acomys russatus chromosome X, mAcoRus1.1, whole genome shotgun sequence genome segment tagatgtcccatttaggatTAAACACTCCAGATACTTATTCTCTTCACTGTGACCAGTTGCGAATTTGTGTTTGCCACTAACCTGTACACAGAGAACTTCTTTGATGATGACTGAGAGATGCACTGATCTACAGGTATAGAATGTGGTTTGATACTTTTTTCATTTAGCAAAATAGCGATAATAGGTTCATCCCTGGGCCTATGAGCTCTTTAATCATGAGTTCTTGGTCAGATTTACTGTACCAGACATGAATTTCCTCTTGTCAAGCCGGACTCCAGTGCAATCAGAAAATAGTTCTTTACCACCATAACATTCATACCATTGCTGTACAGTGGACATACCTTGTCAGGCTGGTAATTACCATAGTCAATAGGCCTCATAGCTGGATTAAACTGTTGATGACATCTTTTACCCAGTAGCCTACATAGCACCATTTGGTACTGTGAATGCTATCCACCGAGGAGGAAACTTGTGCCATCTTAGTTTGTGCATGTCTTGTGAgcaaagtatgtggtgtcttcagcaaaagAAGCCTCTTATGATCAGATTCTGGCGGGCAACCAGGAGCAAAGGTAATAGGTTGTGCTATTTGGGAGGACTCTGACACACCCATTAACCAACAGTTCTAGTAAATTATCTCAAATCTGGCATTAGGCTTTCTATTTAGCAACatatggcttctgggaggagtGTATTCCTTCTGCAAAGTAACTCCAACCAaactcatatatattatatgtgaaaGTTTCCATATACACTTTTCAAATGCCCTCGATGTTAGTTATTTTTCCCGATGACACGATCTACTTTACCCTTCCATCCACTTTCACACTTTATTAAACCTCCCTCCTCAAtagttccctttctccttcataGACCTTTATTTTACATCATCCATGTGTTAAGATTCCCCTGCCATGCTGACTTCTTCCTAATTTCCTATTTAGATATTAGAATACTTGCTAAAGGCAATTAAAAATATCACAtgctatttttaatgttcttttaaaatattaaagatgaagtgggtgtggtggtgtgtacctttaattttagcactttggaagcagaagCAAACACATTTCTATAAGTTTGATGACAACTGACAACCTGGTCTATacaatgaattccaggccatccaggactACATATTGAGATTCtttatcaaaacaaagaaacaaacagaactgtCAAAGACTGGTAGCTTATTAGATGGATCAGCATGTAAAAGCACACTGGCCACGAGGCCTAATGAcccaagttccatccccagaacccacgttgtggatggagagaactgactcccacaagttgttctctgtccTTCATGCATGTGCCATGACATATGCACACCCACAAGCATACACaaaatgtacacacaaaataaataaaaatgtaataaaaaaattagaaatactgAAGAACTAAATAAGGAAGAAGTGGGTTACCTggatttaaaaaactaaacaaaagaacaaaggaaagaaaaaaagagaaaacaactgaGTAAATTTCCAAGACTGGAGTTCCTGATAGGATTGCTATACTCCAATGGGCAGCCTTACCCCCATCCACATATTGTCCATACTAATTGGATGTAGTAGGTTTAAAAAAGAGGTGCACGTCTTTAaacccagcatgtgggaggcagaggcaggcagatctttgagttccaggccatcctggtctacagagagagttccaggccagcctggtctatagagagagttccaggtcatccatggctacacagaaaaatcctgtctcagaaaaccaaaagaaaaagaataagaatgaggaggagaaggaggaggaggaggaggaggaggaggaggaggaggaggaggaggaggaggagaaaaagtagaAGTAGTAGTGGGTAGatttgatcaaaatacactgtattcatatctaaaattctcaaatagtaaatacatacatatatagttaatttatttgttttaatgtgtatgggtgttttgtctgcacttATGTATGTGCATTATGTTCATGTTTGGTGGCTGTGGAGGACAGGAAAATTCAATATTCCCTTCTGGAATGGGattatgagctggagagatggatcagtgattaagagcactggatgcctgcagaagacccaggttcaattcccagcaactcttTGGTGGCTCACAAGGGTCTGTAAAGCTGTAACTATACTTCCAGGGTatcagatgctctcttctgggctcTAAAGGCATCTGACATGCGGGtagtgcacatatacacagacaggcaggcaggcaggggaaatattcacatacaaaaattaaaataactcaaaaaCAAATAACTGTCTTTCTTAGATACTTCAGgttatcttcaaaatattttttgagttttttattattatcactcttttatttgtatgggtattttgcatGCATCTCTGGGCACCACGGGAatgcagtgctcatggaggccagaagagggcatcagatccccctgtaATTGGAATTACAGAGTGTTgtgactgggaattgaacctaggacctctgaaagagcatcactaagtcatctctccagacttattaaagtaatttttaaaaagaagggggaaaaggtaggaagggggaagagaaggaataataataataataataataataataataataataataataataataataataataataataatgataataataataatgataatgataataataatgataataataaagagaaagagagagagacaggcagacagacagagacagagcattgCAGTCCATTTTCTAAGCCTAGAAAGatgactcaatgggtaaaggGGTTTGTTACCAAgacccctgagtttgatctctgggattCACATGTTGGAAGGAAAGAATAGTCTCTTGACCTTCACTCCCATGACATGGTATGGGTGTATGcttacatgcagacacacacacacacacagaaagagagagagaggagggggaggcagacagacagacagacagacacacacacacacagacacacagaccggcagacagagagactgagagagagagagagagagagagagagagagagagagagagagagagagagagagagagagaaagagagacagagacagagacagacacacagacagatgggagtgtgtgtgggggggactCATTAAACAAACAGGTACaggctaaagagatgactcagaggttaagagcactggttcaatccccagcaaacacatggtggctcacaaccatctataatgagatctggtgccctcttctggcatgtaagcatacatgcaagtagaatactgtatacattattagattttttataagtaactttttaaattgaaaaaaaaaaaacccaacaagtaaatatttaaaaagagaaaagaaaacattttctttttctcagtgtatatgtgtgtaaagaTGAGTGTCCCTGGAATTTCTAATCCTGAGAAAGatatgaaaatacataaatagacTTGAAAAGAAAGACATGTTATCCTGAAGAGACAGTTCAGACAATGAAATAGGAAGAGCATTCAGGGGGAAACAATAAAATTAGGAGACTTAGCTCATTATGAAGTGGATTATCAAGTGAGTATAGAGAACACTTTAATAAGCGTGATGAAATGTAACTTGGGATACAAGGTAGACTGGATAGGAGGCTTCCTCTACTTCTTATCCTAGGCCATCATATTTTGCAGAGATTACTGATATTCTTCCACAGAGGCCTACTTCATGGGAACCATCTTCAATTTTGATGCTTCTGAAATTCCATCTATTCACTACAAGCACATGCTGTACCTCATAATTCCACAACTGTATGGCAAGACCACTGAAATTGTCTTAGTAAACACCTGTACAACAATGTTCCAACAATCCAGGACAGGAAACTAAAATGTATAGTTTGGCAATGCTATGCACATCACCATTGACATGTGGAGATCTATTCCAGCAAAGGGAATGAAGAGCAAAGAAATACTAATCCCCAACTTAGAAAAGTGCAGAGTGTGGTACATCGGGTAAATCAAGGGGTGTTTGTCGAGAGAGGCATGTAGagtaagatttgttttaaaaaatgtcctctaggctggcaagatgactcaacAGCCCTTGCAGGTGGACaagatgacctaagtttgatctctGAATTCCAGTGTGTCAAGATAAAACTGACTCTCATAATTTGTCCTTAGACCTCTCATGTGTGCAGGCCAGAATCCACAAACACAATTACAGGCACATTCTTGCACTCACATGcctgcacttgcacacacacacagtacagataaataaatataaaaggattGTATTCAGACTATTCTCTACAACCAAAACATAAGAACTTAACTCAAATCTCCACAATCTAATTATCATGACTAGGGTAACATAAGACTGTTCTTCAATCAATTAACATTCTTTTTTCAACCTAGTCAATGTTGATAATGGGTTTACTTATAGCATTATAACTGTAATCCCCAGTGTCTATTCAGTTTGCCAGCAATTCTGCatcaaacaattaaaatttaagattatattaattgttattattgtgtatgaatgatgtgcatagtgtctgtgtgtgtgtgtctgtgtctgtgcatggttgttgtttatatgtgcatggtcacacatgtgtcatggtgcatgtgtggagatcgAAGGACAATATTTAGGAAtctgtcttctccttcccttGTGGGTTCCAGTAGCAAACTCAACTTAGTTAGGCTTTTAACCAGCTGAGCCATATCACTATAAACAAGTTGTTTCTAATAAATTACTAGAGATGTAGGTAAACATTTATTGATACACACTATGGTGTTACTACAATACAGAATAATTGAAATTAAACAATATGTTCAGTAATAGAGAACTGGTGTCTTAGTtaagtttctattgttgtgataatgattatgaccaacagcaacttagggaggaatgGGTTTTTTCCTCTTATATTGTCAGGTAACAGCCCATCactaaggcaggaacctggaggcaagagcagaAGCTAAGGAAGAGTGGAAGAACGGAAGAGCgaaagagtgctgcttactgggttgctccccatggcttgctcagcctgttttctcataGCACCTGGGATCAtcagcccagggtggcaccaccccacaatggcctgggccctcccacatcaattggtaatcaagaaaatgccccatagactttcctacaggcaatctgatggagacattgtCTGACTTCAGGTACCTCTTCCCAGATAAATCTAGCTTGGGTCAAGCTGGCAAAACACTAGCCAGGACAATTGTTTATATCATTTTTGGTGTTCCTGTAAATTTGTAACACATAAAACTACTCAAAATCATATTTTCTAACATGGCAGAACTACATAAGTATATTTTAggtaaatttttataaaatagcattttgtaataaataaaataaaaattgaaaacaccCTCTCTTGCCCTATCCCCTGTATCTGGAAAGGCTGAAATGTTCCTTAGGTACTGGGACTGTGCCTCATTATGTGGTCTGTGCTGGCTTGGAACTCCTGAACCCAAGTAATCTTCTTGAGTAACAGGAACTATGGACACATAACACGATGTTCAATGTTTTCTAAGTAtgagtttatttttaaggttttaaatgCATTGGCATTGGCTACCATGGTTTTCTATGGGAATGGATTACATGCACTATTTGAAATCATTGATCCAACCCAGCTTATTCAGACTGACAGTTAGCTTTCCAGCCAAATCATAAAAGCAAGTAATCTGGGATGATTTGTCTATAGAAAAGTTAAGCAGAAATGACCATTCTAGAATAAGCAATCTAGAATACCAATCCCAAAGATAGCTGACAGTAGTGAGGAACAAGCCTAAAAGTATAATAATATCCATTATCTTTACCTTGGAAATATGGTTAacagtctcttttttaaaatgtgtcagaAATCTTATTATTACAAATCAGCAGATTTTATTTATAGAACTTATTGGCTCATATTCACTAACATTAATATATGATCTattacaaaagtgtgtgtgtgtgcgcatgtgtgcgtgcgtgtttgtgtatgtgtttgtgtgtttgtgtgtgatatactaatagaaatattttgtttttcctgtttatttattttttcattattgtaaGAGTCTATAGGTTCAAGCAGTTAATGTAAAATGTCAAAAGGTGATGTTTTGAATGTAAAAGAAACTATATAGATTTTTCCAAAATCataatttgattttgatttatGATCATAAAGATTTTCCTTGTCATTTGAATTGGGAAGTAAATTTAACAGTAGTCATGATGTTGATAATGAGGATAGTGGCTAGATTACTCTAGTTTACTGTACTTTAACTtcatgatctgacacccttacaccaatgcatataagttaaaattaaataaattatttttaaaaagaaaaaaaattttttggttgGCTTTGCTTTTTAATAGTCTCAACTTGTAGCATAGTCCAGCTTCTAATTCCTGGCAACCATGTCTCACCCTTCCAAGAGCAGAAATTACAGGTGTAAGACATCAAGGGCACAAaagaactttcaaagtattttcagatacctttttttttctctgcaattTCCTCCTTCATTCCAGAGttgttgatactttttttttctctgcaatgTCCTTCTTCATTCAAGAGTTGTCAACTAGATCTCCTGCAAATTCCCACTAAAAGATTGTTCCCTATTTTAACAAAActctgaacaaaaagaaaacctattcTGCCCTTTCAGGAAACGTGAAACTTCTCTCCAGTCCTCCTCATAGAGCAGCACTTCAGCACTCAATCAATTCCTGCCTCCaaccaaggttaaaaaaaaaatcactcacttCATTCTAGGTGCCTTGAAATATACAAGGGTTTGATAACAtgggtttaaaaaattaaactagtGTCTGGATTCAGCACAAAGTTAGCTTTCAGTTCTCTTATTTACATACATTTCTGAGCAGGAAGTAACTCGGAAAACTTCTCGTGTTCAAGGGAAGGGGTCCTTTATTCTAATCGAGTGCAAATCAgggattctttttttcctccGGTCTTTTATTTCTCCCTCGCCCCCTTCCCGGATAGGGAATGGTCAAAAGGAATTGTTTCAACAGATCTCGCGGTGCTGTTCGAGatcctgtgttttaaaaaaacaatttagaaaTGATGCAAATGAGCCTGAGCCTTCCGGGGTTTGGGGCTGGGACTGCAGTGCTGGAAGCTCATTGAAAGCAGCCACTGGTGGAGGCGGGGCTCTGGCTAGTTCCCCTTCCACCTTCCCCCACCCTCGTCTTCCAACCTCTGTTTGGCCCCTTGCTTGGTTCCAGCCATTGCTGCAGCTGTTCCGCAGCCCTTACCAAGACTCCAGCGACCGACCACAAGCCTTTGTTTCCACGATGGTGATCCGCGTATATATTGCATCTTCTTCTGGCTCTACCGCGGTAAGGAGAGTGGGAGCCCACCTTTGTTGTTTTCCAGCACAGTAGTCTTCCTCTGCCCCAGAACCGTTAAATTGCAGAAGTTACACTAGAAGCTTCTCCTTAGAAGACGCAAGCATCGCCCACTAtacccttctctcctttcttcctttgttgcgtcgatttcagttttttttttccttggagtTACCTTTGTTTGTCTTTAGACATTAGTGccatatttcttttctaaaggaaaaagaaagctacCAAGTTTAGTTAGGATGGGCGGAGGTACCTGATTTAGAGACTTCAAGGTTAGGTGAAgtcaagttaaaaaacaaacaaacaaacaaacaaacaaaaacccactgaaACATCGGCATTCAGGCTTTCAAGAGTGAGACATGTAACAAATATGCTCTAAATGCCCGAGTTTAGGGGAAGTAGTGCATTTCTGTAAAGGATGGGGGTACTGATGGGAAGGGAGTGGAAGACTCTTGAGGTACTAGGATTATTGTAAAACCTCTGTAATGGAATTATTTTGCGACGGGGTAGGCAGggtatataactttaaaaaaaataggggaAAGTCAGGAACAATGATACACAtgatttttggtggtggtggtctccttgctgctgctgctgctgcttcctcctcttctacctTCTCGACCACCTccatcctttttctctt includes the following:
- the Sh3bgrl gene encoding adapter SH3BGRL, whose protein sequence is MVSRSGSQVGVTDCQANEGRWQVRKAWPANLPEALLSVLLFTYISEQEVTRKTSRVQGKGSFILIECKSGILFFLRSFISPSPPSRIGNGQKELFQQISRCCSRSCVLKKQFRNDANEPEPSGVWGWDCSAGSSLKAATGGGGALASSPSTFPHPRLPTSVWPLAWFQPLLQLFRSPYQDSSDRPQAFVSTMVIRVYIASSSGSTAIKKKQQDVLGFLEANKIGFEEKDIAANEENRKWMRENVPENSRPATGYPLPPQIFNESQYRGDYDAFFEARENNAVYAFLGLTAPPGSKEAEAQAKQQE